The proteins below are encoded in one region of Triticum aestivum cultivar Chinese Spring chromosome 1B, IWGSC CS RefSeq v2.1, whole genome shotgun sequence:
- the LOC123125504 gene encoding uncharacterized protein, with amino-acid sequence MRAPQDRERTMRDLYDRTRHKDLALLEESNKEQRGGGAGRAEDSEQRGVAPQIEDNPTVRKRPVPSDGPHVKAESGTCNVCSAPCSSCLHRDLAPVDSNMDCGSSQTCCARSESRTNLLVRSGKGLRTKGGENDDELSATSSHASYSENGGHKAMARSIAADSEVNMPAKRRRLLSDTRSPREECHDDSNSCVTGTSAASKLLLDKKKDKLSTSASSRDLTVKDYKDKNIAGPNRLRNSLVEESTEKKRSDVHIAPPSSSDRSAPADSPSFMTKKLLRTQSSVSASQGLSPKKSNQGLGNLQDNLAQQNSEKVPNNDIDHLPGGKLSRPVIGGDKHDMVTSCSMSSKNKIKAGSSSMELETGTRCTRNGSQEHTDILSDDFAKRNDNVQQDQSQGLPTDKASDKELNTQNDAMIECGNSESLIDVNVCDICGDVGREYLLATCTRCLEGAEHTYCMRVKLDKVPDGEWLCEECQLNEDRIKTRGNRGASTVDISNGKNQDSESMSNPKTLQTALPNLGAQQIASGTPVTDHLSGNNVKLHSGSTDTEARQVKCASPNAGRLDAKSKNFGSMANRKRLQIVTSDTETRPPTCGTPSAGRLGKKYESSEDLLNRKKLRIATDMELPMSSEGLLSPPKSSKRHAENASSSNPRPFKTESPRKHGIFSHQNSCKKSNKGNLKPPNNAPVKGVQAVKSSMTLSRSYSLGSLANAKAPVPSPRGPLSKQLSFNNSKSEPKVKQLAEGVASKLKPVKHSPIDVREKGPMRKLMKSESFKREGSVSKDSSSLKQNKSSLLSRDEKPRMLKLMSDKSFLERRPSFILQKPPLSPRPDSSVKSGDRKVDQDNPRPGPSILKTSKKPGNIEKKQISASFNSEKRGIAIHQTSTGVVSSKDADTIKTSDPLLPVENVNKDNDCVGEASLILRKNDNKMSTNPEVLSTPLAMTCETDLQSVVPRASASEDLTPNVGQCQPLAMTSESQSMVPRASSSEELTPNVGQCQPLAMTSESDLPSMVPRESASEDLTPNVGQCQQEVLESTEHKSIKSAEEVQAAEDILPESPHDPLMAQKLCAPENKLSEPNLKHEDSFDQLPTLGNLSRTLVIPEQTYIWQGIFEVSRTGISSELYDGIQAHLSTCTSAKALEVVKQLPQRIRLIEVPRCSSWPHQFKEVQPSEDNIALFFFAQDFESYERYGKLLEKLLVEDLCLTTNINGVELLILSSDNLPEKIQRWNGFLYFWGVFYARKANSSTELAVKNPCPLVSTTEPFDKPVCSPKVPQSLGIDLNQCPDDELYDSPVSLGSETEKSGASEDHKTLMGSTNGNENLDACEIHHQETAVTREIVLGSGTAAVCETYIPMGSGCHNMKLEYPSDTTGGSGTEGRDSMKDEESFSLNEAPCYVERHVGASRSMPDNILAKKKALTSLTEVSLQHQSESILKADFVLHDSESSYKRQKIVNGDEQLPNERLSKIHSLPAGWHTPFDDSRYAYKGLSDLGSTTKAISDQVVHVLSSDDEGSPEHTTMNKAPLKAEQGSSSPLLSLSLSTAAKTRKLASSDAGDDRSLSLSLGLPLPGVAKGNQALEIKQFLPEKPGINTSFHL; translated from the exons ATGAGGGCGCCGCAAGACCGCGAACGCACGATGAGGGATCTCTACGATCGTACGCGCCACAAGGATCTCGCGCTCCTCGAG GAATCGAACAAGGAACAACGCGGTGGCGGTGCAGGACGGGCAGAGGACTCTGAACAGCGGGGAGTGGCCCCCCAGATAGAG GACAACCCTACAGTAAGAAAAAGACCAGTTCCAAGTGATGGTCCTCATGTGAAAGCAGAATCTGGCACTTGTAATGTCTGTTCTGCTCCTTGCTCCTCTTGCTTACACAGAGATCTTGCACCTGTTGATTCCAATATGGACTGCGGATCATCTCAAACGTGCTGTGCAAGGTCAGAATCAAGAACTAATTTGTTAGTTCGTAGTGGGAAAGGACTCCGTACAAAGGGAGGGGAAAATGATGATGAACTTAGTGCCACTTCAAGCCATGCTTCCTATTCCGAAAATGGTGGACATAAGGCTATGGCAAGGTCCATTGCAGCAGATTCAGAGGTTAACATGCCGGCAAAACGTAGAAGGCTATTGAGCGATACGAGGTCACCTAGAGAAGAGTGCCACGATGATAGTAACTCGTGTGTTACTGGTACATCAGCAGCAAGCAAACTTCTGCTGGATAAGAAAAAGGATAAACTATCTACTTCTGCGTCAAGTCGTGATCTCACTGTCAAGGACTACAAGGACAAGAACATTGCCGGTCCTAACAGACTAAGAAATTCCCTTGTGGAAGAATCTACAGAGAAGAAGAGATCTGATGTTCATATTGCCCCACCTAGCTCATCTGATCGATCAGCTCCTGCAGATTCTCCTTCATTTATGACCAAAAAGTTACTCCGAACTCAGTCCTCTGTTAGTGCATCTCAAGGATTATCTCCTAAAAAGTCAAACCAGGGTTTAGGGAATTTACAAGATAATTTAGCGCAACAAAATTCTGAGAAAGTTCCAAATAATGACATAGATCATTTACCAGGAGGAAAATTAAGCAGGCCTGTGATTGGTGGTGACAAGCATGATATGGTGACTAGTTGCAGTATGAGTAGCAAAAATAAAATCAAGGCTGGATCTTCATCAATGGAACTGGAAACTGGCACCCGTTGCACAAGGAATGGCAGTCAAGAACACACTGACATTCTATCTGATGATTTTGCTAAGAGGAATGACAATGTTCAACAAGACCAGAGCCAAGGTTTACCAACGGATAAAGCTAGTGATAAAGAGTTGAATACACAGAATGATGCTATGATAGAGTGCGGGAACTCAGAAAGCTTAATAGAT GTTAATGTTTGTGATATATGTGGAGATGTCGGTAGGGAATATCTTCTGGCTACATGCACTAGATGCCTTGAAGGGGCGGAGCATAC TTATTGCATGCGAGTGAAATTGGATAAGGTTCCAGATGGTGAATGGTTATGTGAAGAATGCCAGCTTAATGAAGATCGAATTAAAACAAGAGGCAACCGCGGTGCATCAACAGTTGACATTTCAAATGGGAAGAACCAAGATTCAGAAAGCATGAGCAACCCTAAGACCTTGCAGACCGCTTTGCCTAATTTGGGCGCTCAACAAATTGCTTCTGGTACACCGGTAACTGATCACTTGTCTGGTAATAATGTAAAGCTGCATTCAGGCTCAACTGATACAGAGGCACGACAAGTGAAGTGTGCCAGCCCAAATGCCGGGAGGCTGGATGCAAAGAGTAAAAACTTTGGGAGTATGGCAAATCGTAAGAGGCTTCAAATTGTCACCTCTGACACGGAAACACGGCCACCCACTTGCGGCACACCATCAGCCGGAAGATTAGGCAAGAAGTACGAAAGTTCAGAAGATTTATTGAATCGTAAGAAGTTGCGAATTGCCACTGATATGGAATTGCCAATGTCAAGTGAAGGCCTGCTGAGTCCACCTAAATCGTCCAAGAGGCATGCAGAGAATGCGTCATCCTCTAATCCAAGGCCGTTCAAGACGGAAAGCCCTAGGAAACATGGCATTTTCTCTCATCAAAACTCGTGTAAGAAATCCAACAAAGGAAATCTTAAGCCACCTAATAATGCTCCAGTGAAGGGTGTTCAGGCAGTCAAAAGTTCCATGACCTTATCACGGTCATATTCATTAGGAAGCCTGGCTAATGCCAAAGCGCCAGTTCCTTCACCACGAG GTCCTTTATCGAAACAATTGTCTTTCAACAATTCGAAGAGCGAACCAAAGGTCAAGCAGTTAGCAGAAGGTGTGGCAAGCAAGCTGAAGCCTGTAAAACATTCCCCAATAGATGTTAGAGAAAAGGGGCCAATGAGAAAGCTTATGAAGTCAGAGTCATTCAAGCGCGAGGGTTCAGTTAGTAAAGACTCCAGTTCATTAAAACAGAATAAATCATCTCTCTTGTCTCGAGATGAAAAACCAAGAATGTTGAAGCTGATGAGTGATAAGAGTTTTTTAGAAAGAAGGCCTTCTTTTATTCTTCAGAAACCACCTTTATCACCAAGGCCTGATAGTTCTGTCAAGTCGGGAGATAGAAAAGTCGACCAAGATAATCCAAGGCCTGGACCAAGCATACTAAAAACTAGCAAAAAGCCAG GTAACATCGAAAAGAAGCAGATCTCTGCTTCGTTTAACAGTGAAAAGCGGGGCATTGCCATTCACCAAACATCAACAGGAGTGGTTTCTTCTAAAGATGCTGATACTATAAAGACTTCTGATCCACTGCTTCCAGTGGAAAATGTTAATAAGGATAATGATTGTGTGGGTGAAGCTTCACTCATTCTTAGGAAAAATGATAATAAAATGTCAACTAATCCTGAGGTGCTTTCCACACCATTGGCCATGACCTGCGAAACAGATTTACAAAGTGTGGTGCCAAGAGCAAGTGCTTCAGAAGATTTGACTCCTAATGTGGGACAATGCCAGCCTTTGGCCATGACTTCTGAATCACAAAGTATGGTGCCAAGAGCAAGTTCTTCAGAAGAGTTGACTCCTAATGTGGGACAGTGCCAGCCTTTGGCCATGACTTCTGAATCAGATTTACCAAGTATGGTTCCAAGAGAAAGTGCTTCAGAAGATTTGACTCCTAATGTGGGACAATGCCAGCAAGAGGTTTTGGAAAGCACTGAACATAAGTCAATTAAAAGTGCAGAGGAAGTTCAGGCTGCGGAAGACATATTGCCCGAGAGTCCACATGATCCCCTAATGGCACAGAAACTCTGTGCCCCTGAAAACAAATTGAGCGAgccaaatttgaagcatgaagattcTTTTGATCAGTTGCCTACTCTTGGGAATCTTTCCAGAACTTTAGTTATTCCAGAGCAGACTTACATCTGGCA AGGTATCTTTGAGGTTTCAAGAACTGGAATCTCTTCCGAACTGTATGATGGGATTCAGGCCCACTTGTCGACCTGTACCTCGGCCAAAGCACTTGAAGTAGTCAAACAATTACCTCAGAGAATTCGGCTCATAGAAGTTCCACGTTGTTCATCGTGGCCACATCAATTTAAGGAAGTACAGCCGAGTGAAGATAACATTGCTCTTTTTTTCTTTGCTCAAGATTTTGAAAG TTATGAAAGATACGGCAAACTCCTGGAAAAGTTGCTTGTTGAAGACTTGTGCCTCACAACAAATATTAATGGCGTTGAACTTCTCATTTTGTCATCTGATAATTTGCCGGAAAAGATTCAAC GGTGGAATGGCTTTCTTTACTTTTGGGGCGTCTTCTACGCGAGGAAAGCAAATAGCTCAACAGAGCTTGCAGTGAAAAATCCTTGTCCACTAGTGTCAACCACTGAACCTTTTGATAAGCCTGTGTGTTCCCCTAAGGTTCCTCAATCTTTGGGTATAGATTTGAACCAGTGCCCTGATGATGAATTATATGATTCACCCGTATCACTTGGATCAGAGACAGAGAAGTCAGGTGCATCTGAAGATCACAAGACTTTGATGGGGTCGACAAATGGGAATGAAAATCTGGATGCATGTGAAATACATCATCAAGAAACTGCAGTCACCAGAGAGATTGTATTGGGAAGTGGTACTGCAGCTGTCTGTGAAACTTATATTCCCATGGGCTCAGGATGTCACAACATGAAATTGGAATATCCAAGTGATACAACAG GTGGCTCAGGAACTGAAGGCAGAGACAGCATGAAGGATGAGGAGAGCTTTAGTCTGAATGAAGCTCCATGCTATGTCGAACGACATGTGGGTGCAAGCAGATCAATGCCTGACAATATATTGGCCAAGAAGAAGGCGCTCACATCGTTGACAGAAGTATCGTTACAACATCAAAGTGAATCAATCCTGAAGGCGGACTTCGTTTTGCATGATTCTGAGTCAAGCTACAAAAGGCAGAAGATTGTTAATGGAGATGAACAACTACCCAACGAGCGCTTGTCGAAGATACATTCCCTGCCAGCTGGTTGGCATACTCCATTCGATGACTCACGTTATGCATACAAGGGTCTCTCAGATCTAGGTTCGACGACAAAAGCCATCTCAGATCAAGTTGTTCATGTTCTTTCGtctgatgatgaaggctctccagAACATACTACTATGAATAAGGCACCGTTGAAGGCAGAACAGGGATCCTCCTCCCCTCTGTTGTCACTATCCCTGTCTACAGCGGCAAAGACGCGCAAACTTGCCAGTTCGGACGCAGGAGATGATCGATCGCTGTCTCTTTCTCTTGGCCTCCCTCTCCCTGGTGTTGCAAAAGGAAACCAGGCTCTGGAGATAAAGCAGTTTCTGCCGGAGAAGCCTGGCATAAATACTTCTTTTCATCTTTAG